The Methanohalophilus portucalensis genome window below encodes:
- a CDS encoding GIY-YIG nuclease family protein: MCPKGTYCLILKTDGCTVNVGSLKSIVFEAGYYIYVGSALGPGGLKRMHRHQKFARQKDKKPRWHIDYLLVHPDFKFVDVVYTCSGRHIECGIADNLQGNYVSKFGCSDCSCQSHLFHRLTCPVNEIKSAIEDIGQKPKALSENDDS, translated from the coding sequence ATGTGTCCCAAAGGGACCTACTGTCTTATACTGAAAACGGATGGTTGTACGGTTAATGTGGGCAGTCTCAAATCCATCGTATTTGAGGCAGGCTATTATATTTATGTGGGGTCTGCCCTGGGTCCCGGGGGACTCAAACGTATGCATCGCCACCAAAAGTTTGCCCGTCAAAAGGACAAAAAACCCAGGTGGCATATTGATTATTTACTTGTACATCCGGATTTTAAATTTGTGGATGTTGTTTACACCTGTTCTGGCAGACATATCGAATGTGGCATTGCTGACAACCTGCAGGGTAACTATGTGTCGAAATTCGGTTGTTCGGATTGTTCCTGTCAATCCCATCTTTTCCACAGGTTGACCTGTCCTGTAAATGAAATAAAATCAGCAATCGAGGATATCGGGCAAAAACCAAAAGCATTGAGTGAAAATGATGATTCCTGA
- a CDS encoding acetolactate synthase large subunit — protein MSENNNKMTGARAIIECLYEENVEVIFGYPGGVLLHIYDEIYKSDLRHILVRHEQAAAHAAEGYARATGKVGVCLATSGPGATNLVTGIANAYMDSIPMVALTGQVPSSMIGNDAFQEANITGITMPITKHNYLVQDAKDLPRIIKEAFHIASTGRPGPVLIDLPKDITTEEIEFSYPDKVDLKGYKPTYKGNLQQVKRAASAIEKAHQPLIYAGGGILGSNASEELLQFAEHIQTPVTTTLTGIGGFPTQHPLYVGMPGMHGTKYANYAIQECDLLIAVGARFDDRVTGKLASFAPNAKILHIDIDPAEISKNIKVDIPIVGDAKNILASLYKYVKPVEKENRKEWLDRIEGWKKSYPLHYVGEQDGLKPQYIIEQIYEACKDAIIVTEVGQHQMWAAQYYKFSQPRSFITSGGLGTMGYGYPASIGAKVGKPDRVVFNIAGDGSFQMNSQEIATAVQNDIPVIVAIMNNGYLGMVRQWQELFFEKRYSHTCIRDSVDFVKLAEAYGAVGIRVEKTSEVKPALEKAMGSGKPVIIDFIVECEENVSPMVPAGAPINEILDLERKE, from the coding sequence ATGAGTGAAAATAACAACAAGATGACAGGTGCACGCGCAATCATCGAGTGCCTCTATGAAGAAAATGTGGAGGTTATCTTCGGCTATCCCGGTGGTGTCCTTCTTCACATATATGATGAGATATACAAATCCGATCTCAGACACATTCTTGTCAGGCATGAACAGGCAGCAGCCCATGCCGCAGAAGGATACGCAAGGGCAACCGGCAAGGTTGGTGTATGTCTTGCAACCTCCGGACCCGGAGCCACCAACCTTGTAACCGGTATTGCAAATGCCTACATGGATTCTATACCAATGGTCGCACTTACAGGACAGGTTCCCAGTTCAATGATAGGTAACGATGCGTTCCAGGAAGCCAATATAACCGGCATCACAATGCCAATCACCAAGCACAATTATCTTGTGCAGGATGCAAAGGATCTGCCCCGTATAATCAAGGAGGCTTTCCACATTGCATCCACAGGAAGGCCCGGACCCGTCTTGATCGATCTACCCAAGGACATCACAACCGAGGAAATCGAATTTTCCTATCCGGATAAAGTGGATCTTAAAGGCTATAAACCAACCTACAAGGGAAATCTCCAGCAGGTAAAGCGGGCTGCATCTGCAATTGAAAAAGCCCATCAGCCTTTGATATATGCAGGCGGTGGAATACTGGGGTCCAATGCCAGTGAAGAACTACTGCAATTCGCCGAACATATACAGACTCCCGTTACCACTACCCTTACTGGAATAGGAGGGTTCCCGACCCAACATCCCCTATACGTAGGAATGCCCGGCATGCACGGAACTAAATATGCCAACTACGCCATACAGGAATGTGACCTTCTCATAGCAGTCGGTGCCAGATTTGACGACCGTGTTACGGGGAAACTTGCGTCCTTTGCACCCAACGCAAAGATCCTGCATATTGACATCGATCCTGCTGAGATTTCCAAGAACATAAAGGTGGATATACCGATTGTTGGGGATGCAAAGAACATCCTTGCTTCTCTTTATAAATATGTAAAGCCTGTTGAGAAAGAAAACAGGAAAGAGTGGCTTGACAGAATTGAGGGCTGGAAAAAATCCTATCCCCTGCACTATGTTGGTGAACAGGACGGGCTCAAACCCCAGTACATTATTGAACAGATCTATGAAGCATGCAAAGATGCTATCATAGTTACTGAAGTCGGCCAGCACCAGATGTGGGCAGCCCAGTATTACAAATTTAGCCAACCTCGCAGTTTCATCACATCCGGGGGACTTGGGACAATGGGATACGGCTATCCTGCGTCAATCGGTGCCAAGGTCGGAAAGCCGGACAGGGTTGTTTTCAATATTGCAGGTGATGGTTCGTTCCAGATGAATTCACAGGAAATCGCAACTGCTGTCCAGAATGACATTCCGGTGATCGTAGCAATAATGAATAACGGTTATCTGGGAATGGTCAGGCAGTGGCAGGAATTATTCTTTGAAAAGCGTTATTCACATACCTGCATCCGGGACAGTGTTGATTTCGTGAAACTGGCCGAAGCTTATGGTGCGGTTGGTATCAGGGTCGAGAAAACTTCAGAGGTCAAACCGGCTCTTGAAAAAGCGATGGGTTCCGGTAAACCGGTAATTATAGACTTTATTGTAGAATGTGAAGAGAACGTATCGCCAATGGTGCCTGCAGGTGCACCCATCAATGAAATACTTGACCTGGAGAGGAAAGAATGA
- the ilvN gene encoding acetolactate synthase small subunit has product MRHTLAVLVENKFGVLSRVAGLFARRGYNIDSLAVGVTEDPNVSRMTLVVRGDDHVVEQVSKQLNKLIDVIRVTDLGADESVERELALIKVKSDKDTRAEIIQIVDIFRARIVDVASKSITIEVTGDEEKIAAIEKLLKPFGIKELVRTGRIALTRGSKSS; this is encoded by the coding sequence ATGAGACACACACTTGCAGTTCTGGTAGAGAACAAGTTCGGAGTGCTGTCAAGGGTGGCAGGGCTCTTTGCAAGACGCGGTTATAATATCGATAGTCTTGCAGTAGGAGTTACCGAAGATCCTAATGTCTCCAGAATGACCCTGGTGGTCCGCGGAGATGATCATGTCGTAGAACAGGTTAGCAAACAACTGAATAAGCTGATCGATGTGATTCGTGTTACAGATCTTGGTGCTGACGAATCCGTGGAAAGGGAACTGGCTCTTATCAAGGTTAAGTCCGATAAGGATACAAGAGCCGAAATTATCCAGATAGTTGATATCTTCCGGGCACGTATTGTTGACGTAGCGTCAAAATCCATTACCATTGAAGTTACCGGTGATGAAGAAAAAATTGCCGCTATTGAGAAACTTCTCAAACCCTTCGGAATCAAGGAACTTGTCCGTACAGGAAGAATTGCCCTAACAAGGGGCTCAAAAAGTTCATAA
- the ilvC gene encoding ketol-acid reductoisomerase, whose protein sequence is MVDLYYDEDADFSVMDNKKIAVIGYGSQGHAQAQNLHDSGLDVVIGLRVGSKRWNQAEEDGLKVMSVEDAAREADIIQILMPDEVQADVYRDKIEPGLEGGNALVFSHGFNIHYNQIVPPADVDVYMVAPKSPGHLVRRTYMDNAGVPGLIAIYQDATGNAKKLALAHARGVGCTRAGVIETTFREETETDLFGEQVDLCGGVASLIKNSFEVLVEAGYKPEMAYFETLHEVKLIVDLIHEGGLEKMWYSVSNTAEYGGMTVGPKVINDESRLAMYEALERIQNGEFAKDFVLENKANNPVLKAMERQDREHPVEEVGRKLRAMMPWLNSELNEK, encoded by the coding sequence ATGGTAGACCTATATTACGATGAAGATGCTGATTTTTCAGTGATGGATAACAAGAAGATTGCAGTTATCGGTTATGGCAGCCAGGGACACGCTCAGGCACAGAACCTTCATGACTCCGGTCTTGATGTAGTGATCGGCCTGAGGGTTGGTAGCAAACGCTGGAATCAGGCAGAAGAAGATGGCCTGAAGGTCATGTCTGTTGAAGATGCTGCAAGGGAAGCCGACATCATCCAGATTCTCATGCCCGATGAAGTACAGGCTGATGTATACAGGGATAAAATCGAGCCGGGACTTGAAGGAGGTAATGCACTTGTCTTTTCCCATGGATTCAACATCCACTACAACCAGATCGTGCCCCCTGCAGATGTTGATGTCTACATGGTTGCTCCAAAGAGTCCGGGACATTTAGTCAGGAGGACCTACATGGACAATGCCGGTGTGCCCGGTCTGATAGCTATCTACCAGGATGCTACAGGCAATGCAAAGAAACTGGCCCTTGCCCATGCCCGGGGTGTGGGATGTACCCGTGCGGGTGTCATTGAAACAACTTTCCGCGAGGAAACCGAGACCGATCTTTTCGGTGAACAGGTAGACCTCTGTGGGGGTGTGGCTTCCCTGATCAAGAATTCCTTTGAGGTTCTTGTCGAGGCAGGTTACAAACCGGAAATGGCCTATTTTGAGACACTGCACGAAGTCAAACTTATCGTAGACCTCATCCACGAGGGCGGACTGGAAAAAATGTGGTACTCTGTCTCCAACACAGCAGAATACGGTGGAATGACAGTGGGACCCAAAGTCATCAACGATGAATCCAGACTGGCAATGTATGAAGCCCTGGAGCGCATCCAGAATGGTGAATTTGCAAAAGATTTCGTACTGGAAAATAAGGCCAACAATCCTGTCCTCAAAGCAATGGAACGGCAGGACAGGGAACACCCGGTTGAAGAGGTAGGCAGGAAACTGCGTGCCATGATGCCCTGGCTCAACAGTGAACTCAACGAAAAATAA
- a CDS encoding nitroreductase family protein: MNTLDNIYNRRSVRRFTEKDVDDEAITTLLECARWAPSGLNNQPWKFVVIRSEDTIEQLAGCTHYSDTVKGAKVLVTFYFDKESGYNRTKDIQSIGASIENMLLACNELGLGAVWLGEILNQEEKVNSILKAPADMELMAVIAIGHPTDEERSSTRKSLAEITYRDNFENEW, from the coding sequence ATGAACACGTTAGATAATATCTACAACCGCAGAAGTGTACGCCGTTTTACGGAAAAGGATGTGGATGATGAGGCCATCACAACTTTGTTAGAATGTGCTCGCTGGGCTCCTTCAGGACTCAATAACCAGCCCTGGAAATTTGTGGTGATTCGCAGTGAAGATACTATCGAGCAACTAGCCGGTTGTACCCATTACAGTGATACTGTGAAAGGGGCAAAAGTGCTTGTTACTTTCTATTTTGATAAGGAAAGCGGATACAATCGTACAAAGGACATCCAGTCCATAGGTGCTTCGATAGAGAACATGCTCCTTGCATGCAATGAACTTGGCCTGGGTGCTGTCTGGCTGGGAGAAATACTCAATCAGGAAGAGAAAGTGAACTCAATTCTCAAAGCACCGGCAGATATGGAACTTATGGCTGTCATTGCAATAGGCCATCCGACAGATGAAGAAAGGTCATCCACAAGGAAATCCCTGGCAGAAATTACATACAGGGATAATTTTGAGAATGAATGGTGA